From the genome of Papaver somniferum cultivar HN1 chromosome 2, ASM357369v1, whole genome shotgun sequence, one region includes:
- the LOC113346813 gene encoding dehydrodolichyl diphosphate synthase 6-like — MIMKMKMEGVQDSVTRFLGKLKFLFRKFVFAVLSVGPIPTHIAFIMDGNRRFARKHNLKDGSGHRAGFLALMLMLRYCYELGVKYVTAYAFSVDNFNRDPEEVKHVMDLMVEKIEELLKEESIVNSYGVRLHFIGNLKLLSETARAAAEKAMAATAKNNTVVLLICVAYSSTDEIVNAVQESYNEKLHTLQDLNPNGSNDNQINVGYSEKDLEFAVKLSDLERRMYMSVSPDPDILVRTSGANRLSNFLLWQSTHTYLYSPAALWPEISLWHLIWMVLNFQRIKHNLEKKRKQL; from the coding sequence AtgataatgaaaatgaaaatggagGGTGTTCAAGATTCTGTAACTCGTTTTCTTGGAAAACTCAAATTTCTATTCCGGAAGTTTGTGTTTGCTGTGCTCTCCGTGGGTCCGATTCCCACTCATATCGCTTTTATTATGGATGGAAACCGGAGGTTTGCCCGCAAACACAATTTGAAAGATGGGTCTGGTCACAGGGCAGGGTTCCTGGCTCTTATGTTGATGTTGCGGTATTGCTATGAGTTAGGGGTTAAGTATGTTACTGCATATGCCTTCAGCGTTGATAATTTCAACCGTGATCCTGAAGAAGTTAAGCATGTGATGGATCTGATGGTGGAGAAAATAGAAGAGTTACTCAAGGAAGAGAGCATTGTCAATAGTTATGGGGTTAGGTTGCATTTCATTGGGAACTTGAAGCTCTTAAGTGAGACTGCTAGGGCAGCAGCTGAGAAAGCTATGGCAGCCACGGCCAAGAATAACACTGTTGTATTACTGATATGCGTAGCATATTCTTCTACAGATGAGATTGTGAACGCTGTCCAAGAATCTTATAACGAGAAGCTGCATACATTGCAAGACTTGAATCCAAATGGCTCGAACGATAATCAGATTAATGTTGGCTATAGTGAGAAAGATCTGGAGTTTGCAGTTAAGTTGTCAGATCTAGAGAGACGCATGTACATGTCTGTTAGCCCTGATCCTGACATTTTAGTTCGTACATCAGGTGCCAATCGTTTGAGCAATTTTCTTCTCTGGCAATCTACACACACGTATTTGTATTCTCCTGCGGCACTTTGGCCAGAGATCTCTTTATGGCACTTGATATGGATGGTCTTGAACTTCCAACGAATCAAACATAATTTGGAGAAGAAAAGGAAGCAACTATAG